A stretch of the Lactuca sativa cultivar Salinas chromosome 9, Lsat_Salinas_v11, whole genome shotgun sequence genome encodes the following:
- the LOC111885194 gene encoding uncharacterized protein LOC111885194, whose protein sequence is MSFLTSYAQKVEKRKKVEEMDNSEELDNNVLEEHPIFNPQVHWKKQVPNLVMSLRIQNNLRACYVIMLLRMAINYGSKKQQRAKQYVMDIIEGALIDHYAKLWSYREEIRRSNPGSTMSMDVLTMPDGTDHFKGCTKVIGIDECFLKGYATCELLCVMGRDARDQIYPIAWAVVCVENKENWKWFLLLLSDDLNLGLGQGLNLMSDQYKFACNATTEQSFKEIMKDIELMSPEASNYLIEKDPRTWSRAYCQVGRCCSSVENRRCESFNAVIVEDSKKPIITMLEELRMYMMNKLFTAKLNGWSSDVSPEIRLRLNELKVNQRFWEVLPSGLNQFETRSRSKAYDVDLDKRTYLCMMWQLNGYGCVHYVAAISYLNRDVEKYMDPYFCREMYIKTYQY, encoded by the exons ATGAGTTTCTTAACCAGTTATGCTCAGAAGGTGGAGAAGAGAAAAAAGGTTGAAGAAATGGATAATAGTGAGGAATTAGACAATAATGTACTTGAGGAACATCCTATCTTTAATCCTCAGGTACACTGGAAGAAACAAGTACCAAATTTAGTCATGAGTTTAAGAATCCAAAACAACTTAAGagcatgttatgtgattatgttgcTAAGAATGGCTATCAACTATGGTTCAAAAAAACAACA AAGGGCCAAACAGTATGTTATGGATATTATTGAAGGTGCCCTTATTGATCATTATGCTAAGCTTTGGTCATATAGAGAGGAAATTAGAAGATCTAACCCTGGTTCAACAATGAGCATGGACGTACTTACAATGCCAGATGGAACTGATCACTTTA AAGGGTGCACGAAGGTGATTGGAATTGATGAATGCTTCTTGAAAGGGTATGCTACTTGTGAGTTGCTTTGTGTTATGGGGAGAGATGCTAGGGACCAAATATACCCAATTGCATGGGCAGTGGTATGTGTTGAAAACAAGGAAAACTGGAAATGGTTTCTGTTATTGTTAAGTGATGATCTCAATCTTGGTTTGGGACAAGGTTTAAATCTTATGTCAGACCAATACAAG tttgcatgtaaTGCAACAACAGAACAATCTTTCAAGGAAATAATGAAGGATATTGAGCTTATGAGTCCAGAGGCAAGTAACTACTTGATAGAGAAGGACCCTAGAACATGGTCAAGAGCTTACTGTCAAGTTGGTAGATGTTGTTCTAGTGTGGAGAATAGAAGATGTGAAAGTTTCAATGCAGTCATAGTTGAAGACAGTAAGAAACCTATCATCACAATGCTTGAAGAATTGAGAATGTATATGATGAACAAGTTATTCACAGCAAAACTCAATGGATGGTCAAGTGATGTTTCACCTGAAATAAGGCTGAGGTTGAATGAATTAAAGGTTAATCAAAGGTTTTGGGAGGTATTGCCAAGTGGACTCAACCAGTTTGAGACTAGGTCGAGAAGTAAGGCATATGATGTTGATTTAGACAAGAGGACATATTTATGCATGATGTGGCAACTTAATGGTTATGGGTGTGTTCATTATGTAGCTGCCATTAGCTACCTCAATAGAGATGTGGAGAAATACATGGATCCTTATTTTTGTAGAGAAATGTATATAAAGACCTACCAGTACTAA